A single genomic interval of Rhododendron vialii isolate Sample 1 chromosome 3a, ASM3025357v1 harbors:
- the LOC131320265 gene encoding uncharacterized protein LOC131320265 isoform X4 has product MDHLLACEATWHKGHSLAQTVFSCIYLLKPDRTSPHALLHSYCRVIRATCNSVVSVVSDARTNEVNSYVFSWQEEDLFTMTYGLPLKGDGDEKCLSMLHAVEETISRQLRACKAPPSKKRVVEDIEPLQMNPDLEEEFCKALLCRIRFRKHFYHALTAMKRPQGRGLELARKHIDSCLSELDSILKSSEFLCSNACGTCEDGLEDRTTASGCQPIGFDASLNCRLSAPTPPRAIKILSWIKAVEYFQKLLHDLDILCSYSLDPLLEGVLRFVVEFQKFQPDLVARAHLQVLLIHDGKLYGRDPIFTVISKAAALPEFPKDHEIQKNEVLAQLGQLVISLLKILCTNAAWQRRKLGKILQDWRVSYMQLELAFKKEFRDISSTLIDESLCDKISKHILVWVEEQTYWIASRFLVLGFELELYSPSEYCMVYWYMYVVFIKLVEKTHLKMLTSHETGKRKAKKKKDSSKDLARDYQIPPGVLLLQCHIYLAEALTMMLAALRNEHKVFPSLGPFNTEYERFNQHFELLQKASIPDPITFFSYEESTMNARLSNPVMHNCFKDALRIAKELRSCFSHDPERVAELRRIEQVAEHNGVALNLICRLGTLEPSLKVYFEFSHHPYFATVVVKRS; this is encoded by the exons ATGGACCATCTTCTAGCATGTGAG GCAACGTGGCACAAGGGTCATTCATTGGCTCAAACAGTTTTTTCTTGCATCTATCTTCTTAAGCCTGATAGAACATCACCGCATGCATTGTTGCATTCTTATTGCAGAGTCATACGTGCAACCTGCAATTCGGTTGTTTCAGTCGTATCTGATGCGCGTACAAATGAAGTAAA TTCTTATGTTTTCTCTTGGCAGGAAGAAGATCTTTTCACGATGACATATGGCCTACCTTTGAAAGGGGATGGAGATGAAAAATGCTTATCAATGCTACACGCAGTTGAGGAAACAATTTCTCGCCAATTGCGAGCGTGTAAAGCTCCACCATCGAAAAAGAGAGTAGTAGAAG ATATAGAGCCATTGCAAATGAATCCTGATCTGGAAGAAGAGTTCTGTAAAGCTTTGCTGTGTCGAATACGCTTTCGTAAG CATTTCTACCATGCTCTTACGGCTATGAAGCGACCTCAAGGCAGAGGTTTAGAGCTAGCTAGGAAACATATAGACTCTTGCTTATCAGAGCTAGATTCCATTCTAAAATCGTCAGAATTCCTATGCTCCAATGCATGTGGAACTTGTGAAGATGGACTAGAAGATAGAACCACAGCTTCTGGTTGTCAACCTATTGGGTTTGATGCAAGTTTGAACTGTAGATTGTCTGCTCCTACTCCACCTCGTGCAATTAAAATTCTCAGCTGGATAAAG GCTGTTGAGTATTTCCAAAAACTTCTTCATGATCTAGATATTTTATGTTCCTACTCTTTGGACCCGTTACTCGAAGGTGTTTTACGCTTTGTGGTTGAGTTCCAAAAATTTCAACCCGACTTGGTCGCAAGAGCTCATCTCCAG GTTCTTCTCATTCATGATGGGAAACTCTATGGACGGGATCCTATCTTTACGGTGATTTCTAAAGCTGCAGCATTGCCCGAGTTTCCAAAGGACCACGAGATTCAGAAGAATGAAGTTCTTGCGCAACTAGGGCAG TTAGTGATCAGCTTGCTCAAAATTCTTTGTACGAATGCTGCATGGCAGAGGCGTAAGCTTGGGAAAATTTTACAAGATTGGCGAGTCAGTTATATGCAG CTAGAACTGGCTTTTAAGAAGGAGTTTAGGGACATCTCAAGCACTCTAATTGATGAG AGCTTATGTGACAAGATATCTAAGCACATTCTCGTCTGGGTAGAGGAGCAAACATACTGGATAGCGTCTCGTTTTCTTGTTTTGGGCTTCGAACTGGAGCTATACTCACCCTCTGAATATTGCATGGTATACTGGTATATGTATGTGGTCTTCATCAAGCTTGTGGAGAAAACACATCTCAAGATGTTGACAAGCCATGAAACTG GTAAACGGAAggcgaagaagaaaaaagattcTTCAAAGGATCTTGCAAGGGATTATCAGATTCCACCTGGAGTCTTGCTGCTTCAGTGCCATATATATCTTGCTGAAGCCCTCACGATG ATGCTTGCTGCTCTGAGGAATGAACATAAGGTCTTCCCAAGTCTTGGTCCATTTAATACGGAGTATGAG AGATTCAATCAGCACTTTGAGCTTCTACAGAAAGCTTCCATTCCCGATCCCATAACATTCTTCTCTTATGAGGAATCTACTATGAACGCTCGTTTATCT AATCCGGTCATGCATAATTGTTTTAAAGATGCTCTGAGGATTGCGAAGGAGCTCCGGAGTTGTTTTTCCCATGACCCAGAGAGAGTGGCAGAACTGCGACGGATTGAGCAGGTTGCGGAACACAATGGAGTTGCGCTAAACCTCATATGCCGGTTAGGGACTCTAGAGCCATCGTTAAAGGTCTACTTTGAATTCAGCCACCATCCTTACTTTGCTACTGTTGTCGTGAAGAGATCTTAA
- the LOC131320265 gene encoding uncharacterized protein LOC131320265 isoform X1 has product MAEKVRLAINPSIPSGEQTVWADISLLLDSACKDLRDGELIHGENFNLFAAMSALEIMDPKMDSGIVRRYYSVDEAIDSGAAPVPLSSDRTVDVQCVIDIMDHLLACEATWHKGHSLAQTVFSCIYLLKPDRTSPHALLHSYCRVIRATCNSVVSVVSDARTNEVNSYVFSWQEEDLFTMTYGLPLKGDGDEKCLSMLHAVEETISRQLRACKAPPSKKRVVEDIEPLQMNPDLEEEFCKALLCRIRFRKHFYHALTAMKRPQGRGLELARKHIDSCLSELDSILKSSEFLCSNACGTCEDGLEDRTTASGCQPIGFDASLNCRLSAPTPPRAIKILSWIKAVEYFQKLLHDLDILCSYSLDPLLEGVLRFVVEFQKFQPDLVARAHLQVLLIHDGKLYGRDPIFTVISKAAALPEFPKDHEIQKNEVLAQLGQLVISLLKILCTNAAWQRRKLGKILQDWRVSYMQLELAFKKEFRDISSTLIDESLCDKISKHILVWVEEQTYWIASRFLVLGFELELYSPSEYCMVYWYMYVVFIKLVEKTHLKMLTSHETGKRKAKKKKDSSKDLARDYQIPPGVLLLQCHIYLAEALTMMLAALRNEHKVFPSLGPFNTEYERFNQHFELLQKASIPDPITFFSYEESTMNARLSNPVMHNCFKDALRIAKELRSCFSHDPERVAELRRIEQVAEHNGVALNLICRLGTLEPSLKVYFEFSHHPYFATVVVKRS; this is encoded by the exons ATTATGGACCCAAAGATGGATTCAGGTATTGTTCGTAGATATTATTCTGTTGACGAGGCAATTGATAGTGGTGCTGCCCCAGTCCCTTTAAGTTCGGATAGAACTGTAGATGTCCAATGTGTTATTGACATCATGGACCATCTTCTAGCATGTGAG GCAACGTGGCACAAGGGTCATTCATTGGCTCAAACAGTTTTTTCTTGCATCTATCTTCTTAAGCCTGATAGAACATCACCGCATGCATTGTTGCATTCTTATTGCAGAGTCATACGTGCAACCTGCAATTCGGTTGTTTCAGTCGTATCTGATGCGCGTACAAATGAAGTAAA TTCTTATGTTTTCTCTTGGCAGGAAGAAGATCTTTTCACGATGACATATGGCCTACCTTTGAAAGGGGATGGAGATGAAAAATGCTTATCAATGCTACACGCAGTTGAGGAAACAATTTCTCGCCAATTGCGAGCGTGTAAAGCTCCACCATCGAAAAAGAGAGTAGTAGAAG ATATAGAGCCATTGCAAATGAATCCTGATCTGGAAGAAGAGTTCTGTAAAGCTTTGCTGTGTCGAATACGCTTTCGTAAG CATTTCTACCATGCTCTTACGGCTATGAAGCGACCTCAAGGCAGAGGTTTAGAGCTAGCTAGGAAACATATAGACTCTTGCTTATCAGAGCTAGATTCCATTCTAAAATCGTCAGAATTCCTATGCTCCAATGCATGTGGAACTTGTGAAGATGGACTAGAAGATAGAACCACAGCTTCTGGTTGTCAACCTATTGGGTTTGATGCAAGTTTGAACTGTAGATTGTCTGCTCCTACTCCACCTCGTGCAATTAAAATTCTCAGCTGGATAAAG GCTGTTGAGTATTTCCAAAAACTTCTTCATGATCTAGATATTTTATGTTCCTACTCTTTGGACCCGTTACTCGAAGGTGTTTTACGCTTTGTGGTTGAGTTCCAAAAATTTCAACCCGACTTGGTCGCAAGAGCTCATCTCCAG GTTCTTCTCATTCATGATGGGAAACTCTATGGACGGGATCCTATCTTTACGGTGATTTCTAAAGCTGCAGCATTGCCCGAGTTTCCAAAGGACCACGAGATTCAGAAGAATGAAGTTCTTGCGCAACTAGGGCAG TTAGTGATCAGCTTGCTCAAAATTCTTTGTACGAATGCTGCATGGCAGAGGCGTAAGCTTGGGAAAATTTTACAAGATTGGCGAGTCAGTTATATGCAG CTAGAACTGGCTTTTAAGAAGGAGTTTAGGGACATCTCAAGCACTCTAATTGATGAG AGCTTATGTGACAAGATATCTAAGCACATTCTCGTCTGGGTAGAGGAGCAAACATACTGGATAGCGTCTCGTTTTCTTGTTTTGGGCTTCGAACTGGAGCTATACTCACCCTCTGAATATTGCATGGTATACTGGTATATGTATGTGGTCTTCATCAAGCTTGTGGAGAAAACACATCTCAAGATGTTGACAAGCCATGAAACTG GTAAACGGAAggcgaagaagaaaaaagattcTTCAAAGGATCTTGCAAGGGATTATCAGATTCCACCTGGAGTCTTGCTGCTTCAGTGCCATATATATCTTGCTGAAGCCCTCACGATG ATGCTTGCTGCTCTGAGGAATGAACATAAGGTCTTCCCAAGTCTTGGTCCATTTAATACGGAGTATGAG AGATTCAATCAGCACTTTGAGCTTCTACAGAAAGCTTCCATTCCCGATCCCATAACATTCTTCTCTTATGAGGAATCTACTATGAACGCTCGTTTATCT AATCCGGTCATGCATAATTGTTTTAAAGATGCTCTGAGGATTGCGAAGGAGCTCCGGAGTTGTTTTTCCCATGACCCAGAGAGAGTGGCAGAACTGCGACGGATTGAGCAGGTTGCGGAACACAATGGAGTTGCGCTAAACCTCATATGCCGGTTAGGGACTCTAGAGCCATCGTTAAAGGTCTACTTTGAATTCAGCCACCATCCTTACTTTGCTACTGTTGTCGTGAAGAGATCTTAA
- the LOC131320265 gene encoding uncharacterized protein LOC131320265 isoform X3, with the protein MAEKVRLAINPSIPSGEQTVWADISLLLDSACKDLRDGELIHGENFNLFAAMSALEIMDPKMDSGIVRRYYSVDEAIDSGAAPVPLSSDRTVDVQCVIDIMDHLLACEEEDLFTMTYGLPLKGDGDEKCLSMLHAVEETISRQLRACKAPPSKKRVVEDIEPLQMNPDLEEEFCKALLCRIRFRKHFYHALTAMKRPQGRGLELARKHIDSCLSELDSILKSSEFLCSNACGTCEDGLEDRTTASGCQPIGFDASLNCRLSAPTPPRAIKILSWIKAVEYFQKLLHDLDILCSYSLDPLLEGVLRFVVEFQKFQPDLVARAHLQVLLIHDGKLYGRDPIFTVISKAAALPEFPKDHEIQKNEVLAQLGQLVISLLKILCTNAAWQRRKLGKILQDWRVSYMQLELAFKKEFRDISSTLIDESLCDKISKHILVWVEEQTYWIASRFLVLGFELELYSPSEYCMVYWYMYVVFIKLVEKTHLKMLTSHETGKRKAKKKKDSSKDLARDYQIPPGVLLLQCHIYLAEALTMMLAALRNEHKVFPSLGPFNTEYERFNQHFELLQKASIPDPITFFSYEESTMNARLSNPVMHNCFKDALRIAKELRSCFSHDPERVAELRRIEQVAEHNGVALNLICRLGTLEPSLKVYFEFSHHPYFATVVVKRS; encoded by the exons ATTATGGACCCAAAGATGGATTCAGGTATTGTTCGTAGATATTATTCTGTTGACGAGGCAATTGATAGTGGTGCTGCCCCAGTCCCTTTAAGTTCGGATAGAACTGTAGATGTCCAATGTGTTATTGACATCATGGACCATCTTCTAGCATGTGAG GAAGAAGATCTTTTCACGATGACATATGGCCTACCTTTGAAAGGGGATGGAGATGAAAAATGCTTATCAATGCTACACGCAGTTGAGGAAACAATTTCTCGCCAATTGCGAGCGTGTAAAGCTCCACCATCGAAAAAGAGAGTAGTAGAAG ATATAGAGCCATTGCAAATGAATCCTGATCTGGAAGAAGAGTTCTGTAAAGCTTTGCTGTGTCGAATACGCTTTCGTAAG CATTTCTACCATGCTCTTACGGCTATGAAGCGACCTCAAGGCAGAGGTTTAGAGCTAGCTAGGAAACATATAGACTCTTGCTTATCAGAGCTAGATTCCATTCTAAAATCGTCAGAATTCCTATGCTCCAATGCATGTGGAACTTGTGAAGATGGACTAGAAGATAGAACCACAGCTTCTGGTTGTCAACCTATTGGGTTTGATGCAAGTTTGAACTGTAGATTGTCTGCTCCTACTCCACCTCGTGCAATTAAAATTCTCAGCTGGATAAAG GCTGTTGAGTATTTCCAAAAACTTCTTCATGATCTAGATATTTTATGTTCCTACTCTTTGGACCCGTTACTCGAAGGTGTTTTACGCTTTGTGGTTGAGTTCCAAAAATTTCAACCCGACTTGGTCGCAAGAGCTCATCTCCAG GTTCTTCTCATTCATGATGGGAAACTCTATGGACGGGATCCTATCTTTACGGTGATTTCTAAAGCTGCAGCATTGCCCGAGTTTCCAAAGGACCACGAGATTCAGAAGAATGAAGTTCTTGCGCAACTAGGGCAG TTAGTGATCAGCTTGCTCAAAATTCTTTGTACGAATGCTGCATGGCAGAGGCGTAAGCTTGGGAAAATTTTACAAGATTGGCGAGTCAGTTATATGCAG CTAGAACTGGCTTTTAAGAAGGAGTTTAGGGACATCTCAAGCACTCTAATTGATGAG AGCTTATGTGACAAGATATCTAAGCACATTCTCGTCTGGGTAGAGGAGCAAACATACTGGATAGCGTCTCGTTTTCTTGTTTTGGGCTTCGAACTGGAGCTATACTCACCCTCTGAATATTGCATGGTATACTGGTATATGTATGTGGTCTTCATCAAGCTTGTGGAGAAAACACATCTCAAGATGTTGACAAGCCATGAAACTG GTAAACGGAAggcgaagaagaaaaaagattcTTCAAAGGATCTTGCAAGGGATTATCAGATTCCACCTGGAGTCTTGCTGCTTCAGTGCCATATATATCTTGCTGAAGCCCTCACGATG ATGCTTGCTGCTCTGAGGAATGAACATAAGGTCTTCCCAAGTCTTGGTCCATTTAATACGGAGTATGAG AGATTCAATCAGCACTTTGAGCTTCTACAGAAAGCTTCCATTCCCGATCCCATAACATTCTTCTCTTATGAGGAATCTACTATGAACGCTCGTTTATCT AATCCGGTCATGCATAATTGTTTTAAAGATGCTCTGAGGATTGCGAAGGAGCTCCGGAGTTGTTTTTCCCATGACCCAGAGAGAGTGGCAGAACTGCGACGGATTGAGCAGGTTGCGGAACACAATGGAGTTGCGCTAAACCTCATATGCCGGTTAGGGACTCTAGAGCCATCGTTAAAGGTCTACTTTGAATTCAGCCACCATCCTTACTTTGCTACTGTTGTCGTGAAGAGATCTTAA
- the LOC131320265 gene encoding uncharacterized protein LOC131320265 isoform X2: MAEKVRLAINPSIPSGEQTVWADISLLLDSACKDLRDGELIHGENFNLFAAMSALEIMDPKMDSGIVRRYYSVDEAIDSGAAPVPLSSDRTVDVQCVIDIMDHLLACEATWHKGHSLAQTVFSCIYLLKPDRTSPHALLHSYCRVIRATCNSVVSVVSDARTNEEEDLFTMTYGLPLKGDGDEKCLSMLHAVEETISRQLRACKAPPSKKRVVEDIEPLQMNPDLEEEFCKALLCRIRFRKHFYHALTAMKRPQGRGLELARKHIDSCLSELDSILKSSEFLCSNACGTCEDGLEDRTTASGCQPIGFDASLNCRLSAPTPPRAIKILSWIKAVEYFQKLLHDLDILCSYSLDPLLEGVLRFVVEFQKFQPDLVARAHLQVLLIHDGKLYGRDPIFTVISKAAALPEFPKDHEIQKNEVLAQLGQLVISLLKILCTNAAWQRRKLGKILQDWRVSYMQLELAFKKEFRDISSTLIDESLCDKISKHILVWVEEQTYWIASRFLVLGFELELYSPSEYCMVYWYMYVVFIKLVEKTHLKMLTSHETGKRKAKKKKDSSKDLARDYQIPPGVLLLQCHIYLAEALTMMLAALRNEHKVFPSLGPFNTEYERFNQHFELLQKASIPDPITFFSYEESTMNARLSNPVMHNCFKDALRIAKELRSCFSHDPERVAELRRIEQVAEHNGVALNLICRLGTLEPSLKVYFEFSHHPYFATVVVKRS, from the exons ATTATGGACCCAAAGATGGATTCAGGTATTGTTCGTAGATATTATTCTGTTGACGAGGCAATTGATAGTGGTGCTGCCCCAGTCCCTTTAAGTTCGGATAGAACTGTAGATGTCCAATGTGTTATTGACATCATGGACCATCTTCTAGCATGTGAG GCAACGTGGCACAAGGGTCATTCATTGGCTCAAACAGTTTTTTCTTGCATCTATCTTCTTAAGCCTGATAGAACATCACCGCATGCATTGTTGCATTCTTATTGCAGAGTCATACGTGCAACCTGCAATTCGGTTGTTTCAGTCGTATCTGATGCGCGTACAAATGAA GAAGAAGATCTTTTCACGATGACATATGGCCTACCTTTGAAAGGGGATGGAGATGAAAAATGCTTATCAATGCTACACGCAGTTGAGGAAACAATTTCTCGCCAATTGCGAGCGTGTAAAGCTCCACCATCGAAAAAGAGAGTAGTAGAAG ATATAGAGCCATTGCAAATGAATCCTGATCTGGAAGAAGAGTTCTGTAAAGCTTTGCTGTGTCGAATACGCTTTCGTAAG CATTTCTACCATGCTCTTACGGCTATGAAGCGACCTCAAGGCAGAGGTTTAGAGCTAGCTAGGAAACATATAGACTCTTGCTTATCAGAGCTAGATTCCATTCTAAAATCGTCAGAATTCCTATGCTCCAATGCATGTGGAACTTGTGAAGATGGACTAGAAGATAGAACCACAGCTTCTGGTTGTCAACCTATTGGGTTTGATGCAAGTTTGAACTGTAGATTGTCTGCTCCTACTCCACCTCGTGCAATTAAAATTCTCAGCTGGATAAAG GCTGTTGAGTATTTCCAAAAACTTCTTCATGATCTAGATATTTTATGTTCCTACTCTTTGGACCCGTTACTCGAAGGTGTTTTACGCTTTGTGGTTGAGTTCCAAAAATTTCAACCCGACTTGGTCGCAAGAGCTCATCTCCAG GTTCTTCTCATTCATGATGGGAAACTCTATGGACGGGATCCTATCTTTACGGTGATTTCTAAAGCTGCAGCATTGCCCGAGTTTCCAAAGGACCACGAGATTCAGAAGAATGAAGTTCTTGCGCAACTAGGGCAG TTAGTGATCAGCTTGCTCAAAATTCTTTGTACGAATGCTGCATGGCAGAGGCGTAAGCTTGGGAAAATTTTACAAGATTGGCGAGTCAGTTATATGCAG CTAGAACTGGCTTTTAAGAAGGAGTTTAGGGACATCTCAAGCACTCTAATTGATGAG AGCTTATGTGACAAGATATCTAAGCACATTCTCGTCTGGGTAGAGGAGCAAACATACTGGATAGCGTCTCGTTTTCTTGTTTTGGGCTTCGAACTGGAGCTATACTCACCCTCTGAATATTGCATGGTATACTGGTATATGTATGTGGTCTTCATCAAGCTTGTGGAGAAAACACATCTCAAGATGTTGACAAGCCATGAAACTG GTAAACGGAAggcgaagaagaaaaaagattcTTCAAAGGATCTTGCAAGGGATTATCAGATTCCACCTGGAGTCTTGCTGCTTCAGTGCCATATATATCTTGCTGAAGCCCTCACGATG ATGCTTGCTGCTCTGAGGAATGAACATAAGGTCTTCCCAAGTCTTGGTCCATTTAATACGGAGTATGAG AGATTCAATCAGCACTTTGAGCTTCTACAGAAAGCTTCCATTCCCGATCCCATAACATTCTTCTCTTATGAGGAATCTACTATGAACGCTCGTTTATCT AATCCGGTCATGCATAATTGTTTTAAAGATGCTCTGAGGATTGCGAAGGAGCTCCGGAGTTGTTTTTCCCATGACCCAGAGAGAGTGGCAGAACTGCGACGGATTGAGCAGGTTGCGGAACACAATGGAGTTGCGCTAAACCTCATATGCCGGTTAGGGACTCTAGAGCCATCGTTAAAGGTCTACTTTGAATTCAGCCACCATCCTTACTTTGCTACTGTTGTCGTGAAGAGATCTTAA
- the LOC131320265 gene encoding uncharacterized protein LOC131320265 isoform X6: protein MQRGTRVIHWLKQFFLASIFLSLIEHHRMHCCILIAESYEEDLFTMTYGLPLKGDGDEKCLSMLHAVEETISRQLRACKAPPSKKRVVEDIEPLQMNPDLEEEFCKALLCRIRFRKHFYHALTAMKRPQGRGLELARKHIDSCLSELDSILKSSEFLCSNACGTCEDGLEDRTTASGCQPIGFDASLNCRLSAPTPPRAIKILSWIKAVEYFQKLLHDLDILCSYSLDPLLEGVLRFVVEFQKFQPDLVARAHLQVLLIHDGKLYGRDPIFTVISKAAALPEFPKDHEIQKNEVLAQLGQLVISLLKILCTNAAWQRRKLGKILQDWRVSYMQLELAFKKEFRDISSTLIDESLCDKISKHILVWVEEQTYWIASRFLVLGFELELYSPSEYCMVYWYMYVVFIKLVEKTHLKMLTSHETGKRKAKKKKDSSKDLARDYQIPPGVLLLQCHIYLAEALTMMLAALRNEHKVFPSLGPFNTEYERFNQHFELLQKASIPDPITFFSYEESTMNARLSNPVMHNCFKDALRIAKELRSCFSHDPERVAELRRIEQVAEHNGVALNLICRLGTLEPSLKVYFEFSHHPYFATVVVKRS from the exons AT GCAACGTGGCACAAGGGTCATTCATTGGCTCAAACAGTTTTTTCTTGCATCTATCTTCTTAAGCCTGATAGAACATCACCGCATGCATTGTTGCATTCTTATTGCAGAGTCATAC GAAGAAGATCTTTTCACGATGACATATGGCCTACCTTTGAAAGGGGATGGAGATGAAAAATGCTTATCAATGCTACACGCAGTTGAGGAAACAATTTCTCGCCAATTGCGAGCGTGTAAAGCTCCACCATCGAAAAAGAGAGTAGTAGAAG ATATAGAGCCATTGCAAATGAATCCTGATCTGGAAGAAGAGTTCTGTAAAGCTTTGCTGTGTCGAATACGCTTTCGTAAG CATTTCTACCATGCTCTTACGGCTATGAAGCGACCTCAAGGCAGAGGTTTAGAGCTAGCTAGGAAACATATAGACTCTTGCTTATCAGAGCTAGATTCCATTCTAAAATCGTCAGAATTCCTATGCTCCAATGCATGTGGAACTTGTGAAGATGGACTAGAAGATAGAACCACAGCTTCTGGTTGTCAACCTATTGGGTTTGATGCAAGTTTGAACTGTAGATTGTCTGCTCCTACTCCACCTCGTGCAATTAAAATTCTCAGCTGGATAAAG GCTGTTGAGTATTTCCAAAAACTTCTTCATGATCTAGATATTTTATGTTCCTACTCTTTGGACCCGTTACTCGAAGGTGTTTTACGCTTTGTGGTTGAGTTCCAAAAATTTCAACCCGACTTGGTCGCAAGAGCTCATCTCCAG GTTCTTCTCATTCATGATGGGAAACTCTATGGACGGGATCCTATCTTTACGGTGATTTCTAAAGCTGCAGCATTGCCCGAGTTTCCAAAGGACCACGAGATTCAGAAGAATGAAGTTCTTGCGCAACTAGGGCAG TTAGTGATCAGCTTGCTCAAAATTCTTTGTACGAATGCTGCATGGCAGAGGCGTAAGCTTGGGAAAATTTTACAAGATTGGCGAGTCAGTTATATGCAG CTAGAACTGGCTTTTAAGAAGGAGTTTAGGGACATCTCAAGCACTCTAATTGATGAG AGCTTATGTGACAAGATATCTAAGCACATTCTCGTCTGGGTAGAGGAGCAAACATACTGGATAGCGTCTCGTTTTCTTGTTTTGGGCTTCGAACTGGAGCTATACTCACCCTCTGAATATTGCATGGTATACTGGTATATGTATGTGGTCTTCATCAAGCTTGTGGAGAAAACACATCTCAAGATGTTGACAAGCCATGAAACTG GTAAACGGAAggcgaagaagaaaaaagattcTTCAAAGGATCTTGCAAGGGATTATCAGATTCCACCTGGAGTCTTGCTGCTTCAGTGCCATATATATCTTGCTGAAGCCCTCACGATG ATGCTTGCTGCTCTGAGGAATGAACATAAGGTCTTCCCAAGTCTTGGTCCATTTAATACGGAGTATGAG AGATTCAATCAGCACTTTGAGCTTCTACAGAAAGCTTCCATTCCCGATCCCATAACATTCTTCTCTTATGAGGAATCTACTATGAACGCTCGTTTATCT AATCCGGTCATGCATAATTGTTTTAAAGATGCTCTGAGGATTGCGAAGGAGCTCCGGAGTTGTTTTTCCCATGACCCAGAGAGAGTGGCAGAACTGCGACGGATTGAGCAGGTTGCGGAACACAATGGAGTTGCGCTAAACCTCATATGCCGGTTAGGGACTCTAGAGCCATCGTTAAAGGTCTACTTTGAATTCAGCCACCATCCTTACTTTGCTACTGTTGTCGTGAAGAGATCTTAA